TCCGTTCATCGTCGGGAAGTCGGCGGCCGCGAGCCCGGCGTCCTGCCCGGCGACGAAAGCCCCCCAGCAGATGGTCGCGGCCAGGAGCGCCAGCGCGATATGGCCGTGGACCTTCAACCCCTTGGGCGCCGCCGCCCACTGGTGGGGACGGCGGTCCTCCAGCAGGCCGAGCGCGGTCCAGATCAGAAGCGCGTAGATCAGGATGGCGAGGCCGAGGTGCATGGCGAGGCGGTAGGGGCTGACGTCCACCCGGTCGGCCAGGCCGGATTGCACCATGTACCAGCCGACCACCCCCTGAAGGCCGCCCAGTGCGAACAGGCCGGCCAGCCGCGGGCGCAGCGGGCGCGGGATGCGGCCCTTGGCCCAGAACCAGACCAGCGGAACCAGGAAGGCCAAGCCGATCAGCCGGCCCCACAGGCGGTGCAGCCATTCCCAGAAATAGATCCGCTTGAAGTCGTCCAGGCTCATCCCCTTGTTGACCAACTGGTACTCGGGGATCCGCTGGTACTTCTCGAACTCGGCCATCCACTGCGCCTCGTTCAAGGGCGGGACGGCGCCGGTGACGGGCTGCCATTCGACGATGGACAGCCCGCTTTCGGTCAGGCGCGTGATGGCCCCGATCACGGCCATCGTGAAGACCATGCCGGCAACGAACAGAAGCCAGGAGGCGATGGCGCGGAGGTCGGCGCGCCCCTCGGCGCGGCCCCCCGCATCGGCAAGCGTGGTCACCGGCGGTCGTCCTTTCGCGTGTTCCGCGCACTAGATGGCACGGTCCGCGCGCACGTCAAATGCGGCGCGTCCGCCCCGCGGGGCCGGTCCCGCCCGCGGCCACGCCGCAACCGCCGCATGGGCATGCGCGATACGAATTCCCATTTCCTGGACGTTTGCGCTAGCAGTTGCGCGCTCCCGCCGGCCCGGACCCGACATGACCGTACTCCACCTCGCCTTCGGCCTTTCCTTCCAGGACCTGTACGCCCGCGACGGGCTCGTGCGCCTCGACCGCGAATTCCTGGCCTGGCTGGGGGATCGCGACACGGACCTGGCCAACCGCCTGCTCGCCGCCCGCGCCGCGCCGCCGGAAGGCAAGGCGGAAAGCGACCTTCTGGTCGAGCTCGGCCCCCACCTGGACGATTTCCTGGCCGAGCTGTTCGGCGTGCGGGCCGAGGTGGCGGAGCTGCGCGCCCGGCACCATGCGCTCGCGCCGCTCTACACGGTGAAGCGCAACTTCGTGCAGCGGCGCGCCGCCAAGTCGGTCAAGCCGGAGGACGCGGCGGCGCTGGACGGCGACACCCTCGCGGCGGGGCTGCGCCTCTTCGGCGCCGATCCCCTTGACGAACTCGCCTTCGCCCGCGCGGTGGAGGGCTGGATGTCGGACGAGGCCGCCAATGCGCCGGCTTTGGATCTGGCCGCCCGCTACGCCGCCTGGGCGCTGCATTCGGAGGCCGGCCGCCATCGCCATGGCAAAGGCGTGCTGTTCCAGGTGCCCCGCAAGCTGGATCCGATGCGCCTGGTGCCGGTTGAGACGGTGGAGATTGCCGGCGTCACCATGATGCGGCTGCCGGAGACCGAGCTGCGTCTGCGCGAAGGGTTCGGGCTGACCGACCAGGGCACCGACCTGAAGGGGGCGCTCGACGAGACCAACTACTGCATCTGGTGCCACCACCAGGGCAAGGACAGCTGCTCCAAGGGGATGCGCGACCGCAAGACCGGCGCGTTCCAGAAGAACACCTTCGGCGCGACCCTGGCGGGTTGCCCGCTGGAGGAGAAGATCAGCGAGATGCACGAGCTGAAGACCAAGGGTCTTCCGCTGGGCGCGCTCGCCATGACCACGGTCGACAATCCGATGTGCGCCGCGACCGGCCACCGGATCTGCAACGACTGCATGATGTCCTGCATCTACCAGAAGCAGGAGCCGGTCGACATCCCGCAGGCCGAGACGCGCATCCTGAGGGACGTGCTGGCCCTGCCGTGGGGGTTCGAGATCTACGGGCTTCTGACGCGCTGGAACCCGCTGAACCTGCGCCGGCCGCTGCCGCGGCAGGAGACCGGGTACAAGGTGCTGGTGGTCGGCCTGGGTCCGGCCGGCTTCACGCTCGCCCACCACCTGCTGAACGACGGCCACACCGTGGTCGCGGTGGACGGGTTGAAGATCGAGCCGTTGCCGGCCGAGGTGTCGGGCGTGGACCTGCACGGCAACCGCGCCCCCTTCCAACCCGTGCACGACCTGTCGCGACTGGTCGAGAATCTGGACGAGCGGGTGCTGGGCGGCTTCGGCGGCGTGGCCGAGTACGGCATCACCGTCCGTTGGGACAAGAACTTCCTGAAGGTGGTCCGCCTGCTGCTGGAGCGGCGGTCGTCCTTCGCCATGTTCGGCGGCGTGCGGTTCGGCGGCACCGTCACGATCGACGGGGCCTTCGCCTACGGCTTCGACCATGTGGCGCTGTGCGCCGGCGCCGGGCGGCCCACCGTCATCTCGATGCCCAACAACCTGGCCCGCGGCGTGCGCCAGGCCTCGGACTTCCTGATGGCGCTCCAACTGACCGGGGCGGCCCGCACCGACACCATCGCCAGCCTGGAGATGCGCCTGCCCGTGGTGGTGATCGGCGGGGGCCTGACCGCCATCGACACCGCCACCGAGAGCCTCGCCTACTATCCGGTCCAGGTGGAGAAGTTCCTGGCCCGCTACGAGGTGCTGGCGGCCGAACGGGGCGAGGCGGCCGTGCGCGCCGACTGGACGGAGGAGGAGCGGCTGGTCGCCGACGAGTTCATCGCCCACGCGCAGGCGCTGCGGACGGAACGCGCGGCCGCCGCGGCCGAGGGCCGCCCCCCCCGCATCCTGGACATGCTGAACCGCTGGGGGGGATCGACCATCGCCTACCGCCGCCGGCTGCAGGATGCGCCCAGCTACACCCTGAACCACGAGGAAGTGGCGCTCGCCATGGAGGAGGGCATCCGCTTCGTGGAGAACGCCACCCCGGTCGGGGTGGAGGTGGACCGGTTCGGGCACGCCGCGGCCCTGAAGGTGCGCTTTGCCGACGGGGCCGAGGCCACCCTGCCCGCCCGCACGGTGCTGGTGGCGGCCGGCACGCAGCCCAACACGGTCCTGGCGCGCGAGGCGCCGGGGTGGGTGAAGCTGGACGGCAAGTACTTCCGCGCCCTCGACGAGGACGGCCGGCCGGCGGTGCCCGAGCGGGTGTCGAAGCCGGCGGAGGTGCGCGTGCTGACCGCGCGGACGCCGGACGGCCGCGGGGTGAGCTTCTTCGGGGACATGCATCCGTCGTTCGCCGGCAACGTGGTGAAGGCCATGGGCGGGGCGAAGCAGGGCTATCCGGTGATCAGCCGGCTGCTGGCCCGCCGTCCGCCGGCACCCGTCGAAGGCGGCGACATCATCGCCCGGATGACGGACGAGCTTCGGCCGGTGGTGCATTCCGTCGAGCGGCTGACGCCCACCATCGTCGAAATCGTGGTCAAGGCGCCGGCGGCCGCACGGGCGTTCGAGCCCGGGCAGTTCTACCGCCTGCAGAACTTCGAGACGCTGGCGCCCCGGGTGGAGGGGACCACGCTCGCCATGGAAGGGCTGGCGCTGACCGGCGCCTGGGTGGACAAGGACAAGGGCCTGCTGTCGGCCATCGTGCTGGAAATGGGCGGGTCGTCCGACCTGTGCGCCCACCTCAAGCCGGGCGAGCCGATCGTGCTGATGGGGCCGACCGGAACCCCGACCGAGATCGGGGCCGGCGAAACCCTGTGCCTTGTGGGCGGGGGTCTTGGCAACGCGGTGCTGTTCTCCATCGGGCAGGCGGCGCGTGCCAAGGGCTGCCGGGTGGTCTATTTCGCCGGCTACAAGCGGAGGGTCGACCGCTACAAGGTGGAGCAGATCGAAGCCGCGGCCGATGTCGTGGTCTGGGCCTGCGACGAGGCGCCGGGCTTCCGGCCCGCGCGGCCGCAGGACAAGGCCTTCGTCGGCAACATCGTGGCGGCCATGCGCGCCTATGCGGCGGGCGAACTGGGCGAGCCGGCGATCCCGCTGGCCAAGGCCGACCGGATCGTCGCCATCGGGTCCGACCGCATGATGGCGGCCGTGGCCGCGGCCCGGCACGGGGTGCTGGCCCCGTACGTGAAGCCGGGGCACTTCGCCATCGGATCCATCAACAGCCCCATGCAGTGCATGATGAAGGAGATCTGCGCGCAGTGCCTGCAGCGCCAGATCGATCCGGTCACGGGCGAGGAGAGCATCGTCTTCTCGTGCTTCAACCAGGACCAGGCGCTGGATGCGGTGGACTGGACCTGTCTGAATGAGCGCCTGCACCAGAACGCGGTGCAGGAGAAACTGACCCGTCAGTGGATCGACCGGACCCTGCGTCTGGCCCGGATCCGCACCGCGGCGGAATGAGACGGGTGGACCGGGGGACCATGAGCGAACAGACTTTCGTCGATTGGGCCAAGGCGCAGAAGGGCAAGTCCTTCGCCGAGGTCTACGCGGACACCTTCACCCTGCTCGAGAAGAGCGTCCCGCACACGATCGCCCCGGCCGATCGGGATTTCTTCCAGTCCGTGGCGCAATTCTTCATGTGGATGGACACGGGGGGGAAGCCGGACCTCGCCCGCCCGGAGGATTGGGCGGCCGCCCGGCAGTTGGCCCGCGGTTTCATCCAGCGTCGGGACATGAAACCCGAGGCCATCCGGATCCTGGCAGGTCCCTGACGGCCGCCGGCGCCGCCAGGGCCGAGCCGCGGGGGCCGAACCGCCGTCAGGCCGGCCGGCCGGGCCTGCCCACCCCCGCCGCGGCCTGGACCAGGACGGCAAGGAGCTGTTCGCGCGTGTAGGGCTTGACGATCAGCGCCGCCGCCCCGCATTCGGACAGGGCCGAGCGCACCTCCCCGTCCGCATGGCCGGTGGTGAGCACGGATACCACCCCATGCCGGTCGCGCAGGCTGCGCACCACCGCGTCGCCCTGCACGGGACCCTTCAGCGAGACGTCCACCAGGGCCAGGGCCGGACGGTGCGCATCCGCAAGCCGCAGCGCGTCCTCAGCCGACTCGGCGACCCCGACCACCCGGTAATCCGAACCGTTCAGGACCTCTTCCAGGTACATGGCGATCAACGCATCGTCTTCGACGATCAGCAACGGGTGCTGGGGCAA
This window of the Azospirillaceae bacterium genome carries:
- a CDS encoding COX15/CtaA family protein, giving the protein MTTLADAGGRAEGRADLRAIASWLLFVAGMVFTMAVIGAITRLTESGLSIVEWQPVTGAVPPLNEAQWMAEFEKYQRIPEYQLVNKGMSLDDFKRIYFWEWLHRLWGRLIGLAFLVPLVWFWAKGRIPRPLRPRLAGLFALGGLQGVVGWYMVQSGLADRVDVSPYRLAMHLGLAILIYALLIWTALGLLEDRRPHQWAAAPKGLKVHGHIALALLAATICWGAFVAGQDAGLAAADFPTMNGHWIPPEVGFGGWISLVEEAVAVQWAHRVLAAGTLLAVAAFWARAKSGEGRVAWAARALLLATLAQFALGIGTVQSQVSIPVAALHQANAMVLVALFVWMLYEMRGPRRG
- a CDS encoding response regulator, whose translation is MPQHPLLIVEDDALIAMYLEEVLNGSDYRVVGVAESAEDALRLADAHRPALALVDVSLKGPVQGDAVVRSLRDRHGVVSVLTTGHADGEVRSALSECGAAALIVKPYTREQLLAVLVQAAAGVGRPGRPA
- a CDS encoding FAD-dependent oxidoreductase encodes the protein MTVLHLAFGLSFQDLYARDGLVRLDREFLAWLGDRDTDLANRLLAARAAPPEGKAESDLLVELGPHLDDFLAELFGVRAEVAELRARHHALAPLYTVKRNFVQRRAAKSVKPEDAAALDGDTLAAGLRLFGADPLDELAFARAVEGWMSDEAANAPALDLAARYAAWALHSEAGRHRHGKGVLFQVPRKLDPMRLVPVETVEIAGVTMMRLPETELRLREGFGLTDQGTDLKGALDETNYCIWCHHQGKDSCSKGMRDRKTGAFQKNTFGATLAGCPLEEKISEMHELKTKGLPLGALAMTTVDNPMCAATGHRICNDCMMSCIYQKQEPVDIPQAETRILRDVLALPWGFEIYGLLTRWNPLNLRRPLPRQETGYKVLVVGLGPAGFTLAHHLLNDGHTVVAVDGLKIEPLPAEVSGVDLHGNRAPFQPVHDLSRLVENLDERVLGGFGGVAEYGITVRWDKNFLKVVRLLLERRSSFAMFGGVRFGGTVTIDGAFAYGFDHVALCAGAGRPTVISMPNNLARGVRQASDFLMALQLTGAARTDTIASLEMRLPVVVIGGGLTAIDTATESLAYYPVQVEKFLARYEVLAAERGEAAVRADWTEEERLVADEFIAHAQALRTERAAAAAEGRPPRILDMLNRWGGSTIAYRRRLQDAPSYTLNHEEVALAMEEGIRFVENATPVGVEVDRFGHAAALKVRFADGAEATLPARTVLVAAGTQPNTVLAREAPGWVKLDGKYFRALDEDGRPAVPERVSKPAEVRVLTARTPDGRGVSFFGDMHPSFAGNVVKAMGGAKQGYPVISRLLARRPPAPVEGGDIIARMTDELRPVVHSVERLTPTIVEIVVKAPAAARAFEPGQFYRLQNFETLAPRVEGTTLAMEGLALTGAWVDKDKGLLSAIVLEMGGSSDLCAHLKPGEPIVLMGPTGTPTEIGAGETLCLVGGGLGNAVLFSIGQAARAKGCRVVYFAGYKRRVDRYKVEQIEAAADVVVWACDEAPGFRPARPQDKAFVGNIVAAMRAYAAGELGEPAIPLAKADRIVAIGSDRMMAAVAAARHGVLAPYVKPGHFAIGSINSPMQCMMKEICAQCLQRQIDPVTGEESIVFSCFNQDQALDAVDWTCLNERLHQNAVQEKLTRQWIDRTLRLARIRTAAE